In one Candidatus Methylomirabilis sp. genomic region, the following are encoded:
- a CDS encoding trehalose-6-phosphate synthase, which produces MRVTLRLVLAIVTVVSVIVLAFTLLQVRQEKLRQMSDLERRTSLLAESLGETVEPLVGQGQSARLQRIVEKFGNRERLAGVAVYDTKGLPLAVTHTLAAHVATPPKHVIEAIAADHQIGDVITIGEKLMYVFVLPLHPEAQVAGALALFHDASYIQHRLREIWQYNFLRLLIQALLISLTTLLVVRLTLIGPIVRVAEWIKRLRKGELIDASLLSGKGLLNPLVREVTHLAKSLSAAKAAAEDATLRQAGEALWTPRSLKDHLRLKLRGRSIFVISNREPYIHVNNGKQVECLVPASGLVTALEPVLAACEGTWIAHGSGDADSLVVDDADRLRVPPADPKYILKRVWLTKAEEKGYYYGFANEGLWPLCHIAHTRPVFRADDWRYYRDVNGKFAQVALAELEGVEEPCVLIQDYHFALLPRLIKERRPDARVGLFWHIPWPNPESFGICPWQRELLHGMLGADLIGFHIQFHCNNFLDTVDRALESRIEWEHFAVRRGNSTTYVKPFPISIAFPDDATAPGEGTVEPQGKDALLMEFGVRTTYLAVGVDRLDYTKGLLERLRGIERFLEKYPKFQGEFTFVELGAPSRTHIKQYQDLIAAIEAESDRINWRFQNSDWKPILLLKRHHTGQAIRRFYKAADACLVTSLHDGMNLVAKEFVAAREDEQGVLILSRFTGASRELRDALIVNPYDIEELADAVYAAVNMTKEEQTIRMRRMRDVVKEHNVYRWAADLMTELVQVRVEEAQVPVA; this is translated from the coding sequence ATGCGGGTTACTCTGCGGCTGGTTCTCGCAATCGTGACGGTCGTGAGCGTGATCGTACTGGCTTTCACTCTTCTGCAGGTACGTCAGGAAAAGCTGAGGCAGATGAGTGATCTTGAGCGTCGGACCTCGCTGTTGGCTGAAAGTCTGGGGGAGACGGTCGAGCCCTTGGTTGGACAAGGCCAGTCAGCGCGGCTGCAGCGGATTGTCGAGAAGTTCGGGAACCGGGAACGGCTCGCCGGAGTAGCTGTCTACGATACGAAGGGGCTCCCGCTGGCCGTCACGCACACGCTCGCTGCCCATGTCGCAACGCCTCCAAAGCACGTGATCGAGGCAATAGCCGCAGATCACCAAATAGGCGATGTGATCACCATCGGTGAGAAGCTGATGTACGTGTTCGTTCTGCCGCTTCACCCTGAGGCGCAGGTCGCCGGCGCTCTTGCGCTCTTCCATGATGCGAGCTATATCCAGCATCGTCTTCGCGAGATATGGCAATACAATTTCCTGCGACTGTTGATTCAGGCCCTCTTGATCTCATTGACGACGCTGCTCGTTGTGCGATTGACCCTCATCGGGCCCATCGTACGAGTAGCCGAGTGGATCAAGCGATTGCGCAAAGGAGAGCTGATCGATGCCTCGCTACTCTCCGGTAAAGGCCTCCTGAACCCGCTGGTAAGGGAAGTTACGCACTTGGCAAAGAGCCTGTCGGCTGCAAAGGCCGCCGCCGAAGATGCCACGCTCAGGCAAGCGGGGGAAGCGCTCTGGACTCCCAGGTCATTGAAAGACCACCTGCGGCTAAAACTCCGGGGAAGATCGATCTTCGTCATCTCCAATCGTGAGCCTTACATCCATGTCAACAATGGGAAGCAGGTGGAATGCCTCGTTCCGGCGAGTGGCTTAGTGACCGCACTGGAGCCTGTGCTGGCCGCCTGTGAAGGTACATGGATTGCCCATGGGAGCGGTGACGCCGATAGCCTGGTCGTGGATGACGCAGACAGGCTCAGGGTCCCTCCTGCAGACCCGAAATACATCCTGAAGAGAGTGTGGCTGACGAAGGCGGAAGAAAAGGGATACTACTATGGGTTTGCCAATGAGGGACTATGGCCCCTCTGCCACATTGCTCATACCCGGCCCGTCTTTCGAGCCGACGACTGGCGATACTATCGGGATGTGAACGGCAAGTTTGCGCAGGTTGCGTTGGCGGAGCTCGAAGGTGTTGAAGAGCCCTGTGTGCTTATCCAGGATTATCACTTTGCCCTCCTGCCACGGTTGATCAAGGAAAGGCGACCTGATGCTCGCGTGGGGCTCTTCTGGCATATCCCATGGCCCAATCCCGAATCGTTCGGTATCTGTCCGTGGCAGCGCGAACTGCTGCATGGGATGCTGGGTGCAGACCTGATCGGATTCCACATTCAGTTCCATTGCAACAATTTCCTGGACACGGTAGACCGGGCGCTGGAATCACGCATCGAGTGGGAGCACTTTGCCGTCAGGCGTGGCAACTCTACAACGTATGTCAAACCCTTCCCGATCAGTATCGCCTTCCCCGATGACGCGACAGCGCCGGGCGAAGGCACCGTGGAGCCACAGGGCAAGGATGCGCTGCTCATGGAATTCGGCGTTCGGACAACCTATCTTGCCGTAGGCGTCGACCGCCTCGACTATACCAAAGGACTGCTTGAACGTCTGCGAGGCATCGAGCGGTTCTTGGAGAAATACCCGAAGTTCCAGGGGGAGTTTACCTTCGTGGAGCTCGGGGCGCCGAGCCGCACCCACATCAAGCAGTATCAGGACCTGATCGCCGCCATCGAGGCCGAGTCGGATCGCATCAACTGGCGCTTCCAGAATAGCGACTGGAAACCCATTCTTCTCCTCAAACGGCACCACACCGGCCAGGCGATCCGGCGATTCTATAAGGCGGCCGATGCCTGCCTGGTCACATCGCTCCACGATGGGATGAACCTTGTTGCGAAGGAGTTCGTGGCGGCTCGGGAGGATGAACAAGGCGTCCTGATATTGAGTCGATTTACAGGGGCGTCTCGCGAGTTGCGCGATGCCCTTATCGTCAACCCCTACGACATTGAAGAGCTGGCAGACGCCGTCTATGCGGCCGTGAACATGACCAAGGAAGAGCAGACTATTCGCATGCGACGGATGCGTGACGTAGTGAAAGAGCACAACGTGTATCGATGGGCTGCCGATCTGATGACTGAGCTCGTGCAGGTTCGTGTGGAGGAGGCGCAGGTCCCAGTGGCCTGA
- the otsB gene encoding trehalose-phosphatase, giving the protein MEWLWSQWPQVAAEILSSSHTVLFLDYDGTLTRIAPTPEQATLSASTRSVLRELAHRPRMTVAVISGRRLNELRRLVRVRDLIYIGNHGLEMWQDGQQVGVIVPQPLQEAVAHIRSQLTSLVAEIPGVLIEDKGLSVSLHYRLVPTRLESQLKTVVLRDVLPRVYSSGLTVLHGKKVIELRPNLNWTKGHAALRLMKHIRRRSVLPVYIGDDRTDEDAFRALAEGITIRVGAHEGSKAHYYVRDVKEVIALLRWIAQPSQRDSDGPHGRRSR; this is encoded by the coding sequence ATGGAATGGCTGTGGTCCCAATGGCCGCAGGTCGCGGCGGAAATCTTGAGCAGTAGTCATACAGTGCTGTTCCTGGATTACGACGGCACATTGACGCGGATCGCTCCCACCCCGGAGCAGGCGACGCTTTCTGCTTCGACACGGTCGGTGCTCCGGGAGCTCGCGCACCGTCCTCGAATGACGGTTGCCGTGATCAGCGGCCGACGTCTCAATGAGCTGCGACGGCTGGTCAGGGTGCGAGATTTAATCTACATCGGCAATCACGGACTGGAGATGTGGCAAGATGGTCAGCAGGTTGGAGTGATCGTGCCACAGCCGTTACAGGAAGCCGTCGCCCATATTCGCTCTCAGCTCACCAGTCTTGTGGCAGAAATCCCTGGTGTGCTGATCGAGGACAAAGGCCTGTCGGTCAGCCTGCATTACCGGTTGGTGCCGACCAGGCTGGAGAGTCAGCTCAAGACGGTGGTCCTGCGCGACGTGCTTCCCCGTGTGTACTCATCAGGACTGACAGTCCTTCACGGAAAGAAGGTCATCGAACTCCGCCCCAATCTCAACTGGACAAAGGGTCATGCCGCACTGAGGTTGATGAAGCACATCCGCCGACGCTCGGTCCTGCCGGTTTATATCGGCGACGATCGAACTGACGAAGATGCATTTAGAGCACTGGCCGAGGGCATCACGATACGGGTCGGCGCCCATGAGGGATCGAAGGCCCACTATTACGTGCGGGACGTGAAGGAAGTGATTGCGCTGCTCCGATGGATAGCGCAACCTTCTCAGCGGGATAGTGACGGGCCTCATGGCCGGCGCAGCCGATGA
- a CDS encoding ATP-binding protein: MRIGTRLVTSLTIAVAIVTGLYLYRQLSAERDALIEQREREILVMARTLEVAVRNAVRRDQWEDVQELFEEAKGYAGVARVTLFLADGTPLVGGDQEGIEVTPAKAEFQEAIQQNKAKRFFHTLNGEQALHYLRPIRLVKRGPALLEIVYRTSQIEGAYLRRRDEIVLAGIAIMGAIAMVFWYLTKRNISRPIQALIEGAAAIGAGELDRRIPIIRRDELGRLAAEFNRMTENLKQAREQILEETVKKLELERQLQHSEKLAAVGRLAAGLAHEIGTPLNVISGRAEYLLPELSGGDLRSKSLQIIVEQIGRIRRTVEQLLGYARVHPPHIAPTPLPSILSNVVALLDHELTRGGIRVELKIPATLPSVAADPDLLQQVFVNLLINALDAMPDGGDVQVAAEAHEGVIEVRVEDTGCGIPSESLPRIFDPFFTTKKVGKGTGLGLSVVYGIVKDHGGTIEAKSEPGVGTTFRITFPVYRP; encoded by the coding sequence ATGAGAATTGGGACAAGGCTGGTTACCTCCCTGACGATTGCGGTAGCGATCGTGACGGGTCTGTATCTGTACCGACAGTTGAGTGCGGAGCGGGACGCGCTGATCGAGCAGCGTGAGCGGGAAATTCTGGTGATGGCCAGGACCTTGGAGGTGGCAGTCCGGAATGCCGTCCGCCGCGACCAGTGGGAGGACGTTCAAGAGCTCTTCGAGGAGGCGAAGGGATACGCCGGAGTCGCTCGCGTGACACTCTTTCTGGCCGACGGCACTCCTCTTGTTGGGGGGGACCAGGAAGGGATCGAGGTGACGCCTGCCAAGGCGGAGTTCCAAGAGGCTATCCAGCAGAACAAGGCGAAGCGCTTCTTCCATACGTTGAACGGGGAGCAGGCCCTCCACTACCTACGTCCCATCCGACTGGTCAAAAGAGGCCCGGCCCTTCTTGAGATTGTGTATCGGACCTCGCAGATCGAGGGAGCCTACCTTCGCCGCCGAGACGAGATCGTCTTAGCCGGGATCGCCATCATGGGGGCGATTGCCATGGTGTTCTGGTACCTGACAAAACGAAACATCTCCAGGCCTATTCAAGCGCTGATTGAGGGAGCCGCCGCTATTGGGGCTGGGGAATTGGATCGACGGATACCTATTATACGTAGGGATGAATTGGGCCGATTGGCGGCTGAGTTCAATCGGATGACGGAAAACCTGAAACAGGCCAGGGAGCAGATTTTGGAGGAGACGGTCAAGAAGCTTGAACTGGAACGACAGCTTCAGCATTCCGAGAAGCTGGCGGCGGTGGGACGGCTCGCCGCAGGTCTGGCTCACGAGATCGGGACGCCTCTGAACGTCATCTCCGGGAGGGCGGAGTATCTGCTCCCGGAGCTTTCTGGAGGTGATCTCAGATCAAAGAGCCTGCAAATTATTGTCGAGCAGATCGGGCGGATCAGGCGGACCGTCGAACAGCTCCTCGGATACGCCAGAGTTCACCCGCCCCACATCGCCCCTACGCCGCTGCCGAGCATCCTCTCGAATGTCGTGGCGCTGCTGGACCACGAGCTGACCAGAGGAGGGATCCGTGTTGAGCTGAAGATTCCCGCAACCCTTCCCAGTGTCGCCGCTGATCCTGACTTGCTTCAGCAGGTCTTCGTCAATCTCCTGATAAATGCCCTTGACGCTATGCCGGATGGCGGGGATGTACAGGTGGCGGCTGAGGCTCATGAGGGCGTGATTGAGGTACGTGTAGAAGATACCGGATGCGGTATCCCTTCTGAAAGCCTCCCCCGGATCTTCGACCCATTCTTTACCACCAAGAAGGTCGGGAAGGGGACCGGTCTGGGGCTCTCCGTGGTTTACGGGATCGTGAAGGATCATGGAGGAACCATCGAGGCGAAGAGCGAGCCTGGTGTGGGAACGACCTTTCGGATCACCTTTCCGGTATACCGCCCGTAG
- a CDS encoding DUF4147 domain-containing protein — protein MDFSTAQRKLLDLFRFILDFCDIGRAFDRCRVEDVIGSAHHTQGRIYVVAIGKSAPGMAEELLRRSGIAPFAGVLASPVLNGWSHPRFQTFEGGHPMPNKESIDAARATLSMMNGLTGNDAVIFLVSGGGSACFELPISDAITLTDLVEINRVLISGELTIVETNTVRKHLSKVKGGRLAIAAAPAQQLTLYISDVPRGYPSFVASGPSMPDDSSIQDMDTLIQRHKLTPLLPNSIKMLIRCGIVPETPKSGHPAFRTARWCKLLDNDDAITAAVRFAEQSGWKPIVVELSDDISVRDAARTLTERAENEVDGGDGKPVVIISGGELVSPVRGRGRGGRNQAFALECAEVIAGKRISVLSAGTDGIDGNSDAAGALADSTTLGRSLAAGLVVAKAREASDSNGFFDRLGDAIVTGPTGINVRDLRIVLAW, from the coding sequence ATGGACTTTTCAACGGCTCAGCGCAAGCTTCTTGACCTATTCAGATTCATTCTGGATTTCTGCGATATCGGTCGCGCGTTCGATCGTTGTCGGGTAGAGGACGTGATCGGGTCTGCGCATCATACCCAGGGAAGGATATACGTCGTCGCGATAGGGAAGAGCGCACCCGGCATGGCGGAGGAACTTCTCAGGAGATCGGGCATTGCCCCATTTGCCGGCGTGTTAGCCAGTCCTGTGCTCAATGGCTGGAGTCATCCTCGATTTCAGACCTTCGAAGGTGGGCACCCAATGCCGAACAAGGAGAGCATTGATGCCGCAAGGGCTACCTTATCCATGATGAATGGACTGACCGGCAATGATGCAGTGATCTTCCTGGTGTCCGGCGGGGGGTCGGCATGCTTCGAGTTGCCGATAAGTGATGCTATTACTCTCACTGACCTTGTGGAGATAAACCGTGTACTGATTTCAGGGGAGTTGACCATCGTCGAGACCAACACGGTGAGGAAGCACCTATCCAAAGTGAAGGGCGGAAGGCTCGCTATAGCTGCAGCGCCGGCACAGCAACTGACGCTGTACATCTCCGATGTACCTCGCGGTTATCCTTCCTTTGTGGCGTCAGGGCCGTCGATGCCGGATGATTCCTCCATTCAGGACATGGATACGCTCATCCAGAGACATAAGCTGACACCACTACTCCCGAACTCCATTAAGATGCTCATCCGGTGCGGTATCGTGCCCGAAACACCGAAATCTGGACATCCAGCCTTCCGGACGGCACGTTGGTGCAAGCTTCTGGACAACGATGATGCCATCACAGCGGCAGTGAGATTCGCTGAACAGTCCGGATGGAAGCCTATTGTAGTCGAGCTTTCGGACGATATCTCCGTTCGTGATGCGGCCAGGACACTAACCGAGCGGGCTGAAAATGAAGTCGATGGCGGTGATGGAAAGCCCGTTGTGATAATATCCGGCGGTGAACTGGTATCTCCGGTCCGAGGTCGTGGACGAGGGGGTCGAAATCAGGCATTCGCCTTGGAATGTGCAGAGGTCATTGCAGGCAAACGGATATCAGTTCTCAGTGCAGGGACTGATGGAATTGACGGAAACTCAGATGCAGCGGGAGCTCTCGCAGACAGTACGACTCTCGGTAGATCTCTCGCGGCTGGACTGGTTGTGGCGAAGGCCCGCGAGGCATCCGATTCCAATGGATTCTTCGACCGACTTGGAGATGCAATTGTGACAGGACCAACGGGTATCAATGTTCGTGATCTCAGGATCGTGCTGGCATGGTGA
- a CDS encoding response regulator, with translation MTSCEVYRPKILVVDDDQEMRQLLDDVLTREGFHVAQAANGSEALVAIRGTAYNVIVLDKIMTDMSGLEILPEIKRLQPGAQVILITAFGDRETGVEAIGKGATAYLAKPFGISVLVQMVKKVLEQKIGEA, from the coding sequence ATGACCTCATGTGAAGTGTACAGACCGAAGATCCTGGTCGTTGATGACGATCAGGAGATGCGTCAACTTCTGGACGATGTCCTGACCCGGGAAGGATTCCATGTCGCCCAGGCAGCGAATGGATCAGAGGCCCTTGTTGCGATCCGAGGCACCGCATACAATGTGATCGTCCTCGACAAGATCATGACCGACATGAGCGGACTGGAAATCCTCCCCGAGATCAAGCGCCTCCAGCCTGGGGCTCAGGTCATCCTCATTACGGCCTTCGGCGACCGGGAGACGGGTGTGGAAGCCATAGGGAAGGGAGCGACAGCCTACCTCGCAAAGCCTTTCGGAATATCCGTTTTGGTTCAGATGGTCAAGAAGGTTCTCGAACAGAAGATCGGCGAAGCGTAA
- a CDS encoding glycosyl transferase, producing MGDFHQTGVITTLHRLGKPNLEQLEKELEETLLYRPIALVLPCLYSELEGQALPRIVDELAQVRYLREIVVGLGRAGKEEFLRAKAFFAPLPQAPLLLWNDGPRIQALYQLLEERGISAGPDGKGRSAWMTFGYVLARGQSDVIALHDCDILTYHRELLARLCYPVANPRLAFEFAKGYYSRVTDRLHGRAVRLLVVPLIRALQRILDQQPFLTYLDSFRYPLAGEFSMIADLARVNRIPSDWGLEVGVLAQVYRNCAVGRVCQVDLADTYEHKHQALSATDPSKGLTRMAIDITKSILRTLAEEGTVLSDGLLKTLPITYIRTARDMLSRYQNDAYINGLVYDQHQEGQAVEAFAKAIQLAIEGFLADPLGVPLIPNWNRVLAAIPDFLTRLREAVDADNA from the coding sequence ATGGGTGATTTCCATCAGACAGGCGTGATCACGACACTCCATCGGCTTGGAAAGCCAAACCTGGAGCAGCTTGAGAAGGAACTGGAAGAAACACTGCTGTATCGGCCTATCGCCTTGGTGCTGCCGTGTCTCTACTCTGAACTGGAGGGCCAGGCGCTACCCAGGATCGTCGATGAACTGGCCCAGGTCCGGTATCTGCGAGAGATCGTCGTTGGCCTGGGACGGGCCGGCAAAGAGGAGTTCCTGAGGGCCAAGGCGTTCTTTGCGCCTCTTCCTCAGGCGCCCCTTCTGCTCTGGAACGACGGACCCAGGATCCAGGCCCTCTACCAACTACTGGAGGAACGCGGCATCTCTGCAGGTCCTGATGGCAAAGGGAGGTCGGCGTGGATGACGTTCGGCTACGTCCTGGCTCGTGGCCAAAGCGACGTCATCGCCCTCCACGACTGCGACATCCTGACCTACCATCGAGAACTGCTTGCTCGACTGTGTTATCCGGTGGCGAATCCCCGATTGGCCTTCGAGTTTGCAAAAGGCTACTACAGCCGGGTGACGGATCGGCTCCACGGGAGAGCTGTCAGACTCTTGGTGGTGCCCCTCATCCGAGCCCTCCAGCGGATCTTGGACCAGCAACCGTTTTTGACCTACCTGGATAGCTTCAGATACCCTTTAGCCGGCGAATTCTCCATGATCGCCGATCTGGCCCGGGTGAACAGGATCCCGTCGGATTGGGGGCTGGAAGTTGGGGTGCTGGCTCAGGTCTATCGGAACTGTGCCGTGGGCAGGGTCTGCCAGGTCGACCTCGCCGACACCTATGAACACAAGCATCAGGCTCTCTCCGCGACCGATCCGAGCAAGGGTCTCACACGGATGGCGATCGACATCACCAAGAGCATCCTCAGGACATTGGCTGAAGAGGGGACCGTCCTTTCCGATGGGCTCTTAAAGACCCTGCCGATCACCTATATCAGAACAGCCCGTGATATGCTGAGCCGATACCAGAATGACGCGTATATCAACGGGCTTGTGTATGACCAACATCAAGAAGGGCAAGCCGTAGAAGCCTTCGCGAAGGCAATCCAGTTGGCGATTGAGGGATTTCTGGCTGACCCACTAGGTGTCCCTTTGATTCCCAACTGGAACCGTGTCCTGGCCGCGATTCCTGACTTCTTGACCAGGCTTCGGGAGGCGGTGGATGCTGATAACGCATAG
- the mpgP gene encoding mannosyl-3-phosphoglycerate phosphatase encodes MGSEAHLIIYTDLDGTLLDHETYSFGLAQEALKEVERRGIPLVLCTSKTRAEVEQYRQLLNNHDPFIVENGGATFIPKGYFAFAYPYQKEIAEYHVIEAGIPYPQLVAALNMAREESGVKVVGFSDLSAEEVARLTGLLPEEARLAKEREYDEPFLVHGSEEEAERVKVLLRKQGFLCTQGGRFDHLTGRNDKGRAVSTLTGLFQQAWGRVRTVGIGDSQNDLPMLRTVDVAILVQRPDETHDPTVRVPNLIRVRGIGPQGWRTAVLDLLVRQD; translated from the coding sequence ATGGGCAGCGAGGCACATCTTATCATCTACACAGATCTGGATGGGACATTGCTGGACCATGAGACGTACAGTTTCGGTCTGGCCCAGGAGGCCCTGAAGGAGGTCGAGCGGAGAGGAATCCCCCTCGTCCTTTGTACGAGCAAGACGAGGGCTGAGGTAGAGCAGTACCGGCAACTCCTGAACAATCACGACCCGTTTATCGTGGAGAACGGCGGCGCCACCTTTATCCCTAAAGGTTATTTCGCCTTTGCCTATCCTTACCAGAAGGAGATCGCCGAGTACCACGTTATCGAAGCTGGAATCCCTTACCCCCAACTGGTCGCGGCGTTGAACATGGCGAGAGAGGAAAGCGGCGTCAAGGTCGTGGGCTTTTCGGATCTGAGCGCGGAAGAGGTAGCTCGACTCACGGGTCTTCTTCCGGAGGAGGCGCGCCTGGCGAAGGAGCGAGAGTACGACGAACCCTTCTTGGTTCATGGGTCAGAAGAAGAAGCGGAACGGGTGAAAGTGCTTTTGAGGAAGCAGGGTTTCCTGTGCACGCAGGGAGGGAGGTTCGACCACCTCACCGGACGCAACGACAAGGGGAGGGCGGTCTCAACGTTGACCGGACTTTTTCAGCAGGCATGGGGAAGGGTGCGTACCGTGGGAATCGGAGACAGCCAGAACGATCTTCCAATGCTTCGGACTGTGGATGTCGCCATCCTCGTCCAGCGGCCAGACGAAACACACGACCCTACGGTCAGGGTTCCTAACCTTATCCGTGTTCGGGGTATCGGGCCGCAGGGCTGGCGAACGGCCGTCCTGGACCTATTGGTTCGTCAGGACTGA
- a CDS encoding glycosyltransferase produces MEQFLYEPVVERLQEIRKADILIGIPSYNNAGTIGDVVKTIASGLTIYFPKARSVIVNSDGGSQDGTSQAVEAALEDPSLLLVQHPVPPIHKIITPYHGIPGKGSAFRTIFKIAETLQVQACAVVDSDLRSISPEWVERLIRPVYEGGFDYVAPLYHRHKYDGTITNSIVYPLTRALYAQQIRQPIGGDFGFSGKLAALYLTKQVWGTDVARFGIDIWMTVTAAAEKYRICQAFLGAKVHEHKDPGLHLSGMLVQVVGSLFSLMEEYQSVWQATQESSPVPIFGPLREVEVEHVSVNVERMVNAFKQGVRDLLPIWEIILAPETLTELLLIAPLETEEFRFPMDVWVSVVYDFALAYHHRALHLEHLLKALTPLYLGRTASFVLETRESGHQQVEGVIETMAEQFEAMKPYLVARWR; encoded by the coding sequence GTGGAACAGTTCCTTTATGAACCGGTTGTGGAGAGGCTGCAAGAGATCCGGAAGGCCGACATCCTGATCGGGATTCCGAGCTACAACAACGCCGGCACGATCGGGGATGTGGTCAAGACAATCGCCTCCGGACTCACCATATACTTCCCCAAAGCTCGATCCGTCATCGTCAACTCCGATGGGGGCTCTCAGGATGGGACCTCGCAGGCTGTTGAGGCCGCTCTTGAAGACCCCTCCCTCCTTCTCGTTCAGCATCCCGTGCCTCCCATCCACAAGATCATCACCCCGTACCATGGCATTCCCGGAAAGGGGAGTGCCTTTCGAACGATCTTTAAGATTGCCGAAACGCTTCAGGTGCAGGCCTGTGCGGTTGTCGACTCAGACCTTCGTTCCATCTCGCCCGAGTGGGTGGAGCGGTTGATCCGACCCGTCTACGAGGGGGGATTCGATTATGTGGCGCCGCTGTACCATCGCCATAAGTACGATGGGACCATTACCAACAGCATCGTCTACCCCCTCACTAGGGCCCTGTATGCCCAACAGATTCGACAACCTATCGGTGGCGATTTTGGCTTTTCAGGGAAGCTGGCCGCCCTGTATCTCACCAAGCAGGTATGGGGGACCGATGTGGCCCGCTTCGGGATCGATATCTGGATGACGGTCACCGCGGCGGCTGAGAAATATCGGATCTGTCAGGCGTTCCTTGGGGCCAAAGTTCACGAGCACAAGGACCCCGGGCTGCATCTCTCCGGGATGCTAGTGCAGGTGGTGGGTTCGCTCTTCAGCCTCATGGAGGAGTATCAGAGCGTATGGCAAGCCACGCAAGAGTCGAGTCCTGTTCCCATCTTCGGACCGTTACGCGAGGTGGAGGTTGAGCACGTCTCGGTGAACGTCGAACGGATGGTGAACGCCTTTAAGCAGGGAGTTCGCGATCTGCTACCCATCTGGGAGATCATTCTGGCACCCGAGACTTTGACCGAACTGCTGCTCATTGCTCCATTGGAGACGGAGGAGTTCCGATTTCCGATGGATGTCTGGGTCTCTGTGGTTTATGATTTCGCTCTCGCCTACCACCATCGGGCCCTGCACCTGGAGCATCTACTCAAGGCCCTGACCCCGCTCTACCTCGGCAGGACCGCCTCCTTTGTCCTGGAGACGCGAGAGAGCGGCCATCAGCAGGTCGAAGGGGTCATCGAGACGATGGCTGAACAGTTTGAGGCAATGAAGCCGTACCTGGTGGCGCGTTGGAGGTGA